A window from Pseudomonas kribbensis encodes these proteins:
- the fliR gene encoding flagellar biosynthetic protein FliR: MQSLLQLTDTQISTWVATFMLPLFRIGSMLMVMPVFGTTLVPKRIRLYLALAITVVISPNLPPMPAVSPLDLSGLLLIAEQILVGAVLGFSLQLFFQAFVIAGQIVAIQMGMGFASMIDPTNGVSVAVIGQFFTMLVTLLFLGMNGHLVVFEVLTESFTTLPVGAGLMTAHYWELAGKLGWVLGAALMLVLPAVTALLVVNIAFGVMTRAAPQLNIFSIGFPLTLVLGLFIVWVGLADILNQYQPLAVEALQLLRELAQAR; this comes from the coding sequence ATGCAGTCGCTGCTTCAGTTGACCGACACCCAGATCAGTACCTGGGTGGCGACGTTCATGCTGCCGCTGTTTCGCATCGGCTCGATGCTGATGGTGATGCCGGTCTTCGGCACCACGCTGGTTCCCAAGCGCATCCGCCTGTACCTCGCACTGGCGATCACCGTGGTGATCTCGCCCAACCTGCCGCCCATGCCGGCGGTCAGTCCGCTCGATCTCAGCGGCTTGTTGTTGATCGCCGAACAGATCCTGGTCGGTGCCGTGCTGGGCTTCTCTTTGCAGCTGTTCTTCCAGGCGTTCGTGATCGCGGGGCAGATCGTTGCGATTCAGATGGGCATGGGCTTCGCCTCGATGATCGACCCCACCAACGGCGTGTCGGTGGCGGTGATCGGGCAGTTCTTCACCATGCTGGTGACGTTGCTGTTCCTCGGCATGAACGGTCACCTCGTGGTCTTCGAGGTGCTGACTGAAAGTTTCACCACGCTGCCGGTCGGCGCGGGCCTGATGACCGCGCATTACTGGGAGCTGGCCGGCAAGCTCGGCTGGGTGCTGGGCGCGGCATTGATGCTGGTGTTGCCGGCGGTGACCGCGTTGCTGGTGGTCAACATTGCATTCGGCGTGATGACCCGGGCGGCGCCGCAACTGAACATCTTCTCCATCGGTTTCCCGCTGACTCTCGTGCTCGGCCTGTTCATTGTCTGGGTCGGTCTGGCGGACATTCTCAACCAGTATCAGCCGCTGGCCGTCGAAGCCTTGCAGCTGCTACGCGAACTGGCACAGGCGCGCTGA
- the flhB gene encoding flagellar biosynthesis protein FlhB, protein MAESESGQDKTEDPTEKRKKDSREKGEIARSKELNTLAIMLAGSGALLVFGGMLAQDLMELMRMNFTLSREVIMDQGAMGKFLMNSGLIALVAIQPIMITLLLAAFLGPIALGGWLFAAGSLAPKFSRMNPASGLKRMFSAKSVIELLKALAKFLIILAVALVVLSGDVDDLLRIAHEPMDRAIIHSLQVVGWSTLWMACGLIIIAAVDVPVQIWESIKKLKMTKQEVRDEHKDQEGRPEVKQRIRQVQREMSQRRMMAAIPDADVVITNPTHYAVALKYDSEKGGAPVLLAKGSDFLALKIREIAVANEVMLLESPALARSIYYSTELEEEIPGGLYLAVAQVLAYVYQIRQHRAGKGKFPEPLKDDLPIPPDLRRDS, encoded by the coding sequence ATGGCAGAGAGCGAGAGCGGTCAGGACAAGACAGAAGACCCCACGGAGAAGCGCAAAAAGGACTCCCGGGAAAAGGGTGAGATTGCGCGCTCCAAGGAACTCAACACTCTGGCGATCATGCTTGCCGGTTCCGGCGCGCTGCTGGTGTTCGGCGGCATGCTCGCGCAGGACCTGATGGAGCTGATGCGCATGAACTTCACGCTGTCGCGGGAAGTGATCATGGATCAGGGCGCCATGGGCAAGTTCCTGATGAACTCCGGGCTGATTGCGCTGGTGGCGATCCAGCCGATCATGATCACCTTGCTGCTGGCGGCGTTTCTCGGGCCGATCGCCCTCGGTGGCTGGCTGTTCGCTGCCGGCTCCCTGGCGCCCAAGTTCAGCCGGATGAATCCCGCCTCCGGCCTCAAGCGCATGTTCTCCGCGAAGTCGGTGATCGAACTGCTCAAGGCGCTGGCCAAATTCCTGATCATTCTGGCCGTGGCGCTGGTGGTGCTGTCCGGGGATGTCGACGACCTGCTGCGCATTGCCCATGAACCGATGGACCGGGCCATCATTCACAGCCTGCAAGTGGTGGGCTGGAGCACCCTGTGGATGGCCTGCGGTCTGATCATCATCGCGGCCGTCGATGTGCCCGTTCAGATCTGGGAAAGCATCAAAAAGCTCAAGATGACCAAGCAGGAAGTGCGCGACGAGCACAAGGACCAGGAAGGCCGGCCGGAGGTCAAGCAGCGGATCCGTCAGGTGCAGCGCGAGATGTCGCAGCGGCGGATGATGGCGGCGATCCCGGATGCCGACGTGGTTATCACCAACCCGACCCACTACGCCGTGGCGCTCAAGTACGACTCGGAGAAGGGCGGGGCGCCGGTGCTGCTGGCCAAGGGCAGCGATTTCCTGGCGCTGAAGATCCGCGAAATCGCCGTGGCCAACGAAGTCATGCTGCTCGAATCGCCGGCCCTGGCGCGTTCGATCTACTACTCCACCGAGCTGGAAGAAGAAATTCCCGGCGGCCTGTACCTGGCGGTCGCTCAGGTACTGGCCTACGTCTACCAGATCCGCCAGCACCGCGCGGGCAAGGGCAAGTTCCCGGAACCGCTCAAGGATGACCTGCCGATTCCGCCGGATCTGCGGCGCGATTCCTGA
- a CDS encoding DUF6124 family protein, translated as MIKPTPNPPETDPASPYESLDSRKLHEAADRALDHYLCPPGATPPPRRTRRMFAVTADFKNEELLVELCETLASARTIANDFAHLMPASQRRTLTGIGQLIMLGELAANRVLNNLELTPSQTSV; from the coding sequence ATGATCAAACCAACACCCAATCCACCCGAAACCGACCCCGCCTCGCCCTACGAATCCCTCGATTCCAGAAAGCTTCACGAAGCCGCCGACCGCGCCCTCGATCACTATCTCTGCCCGCCCGGCGCCACGCCACCGCCACGCAGAACCCGCCGGATGTTTGCCGTCACCGCAGACTTCAAAAACGAAGAGCTGCTGGTCGAGCTCTGCGAAACCCTCGCCTCCGCCAGAACCATCGCCAATGACTTCGCCCACCTCATGCCCGCCTCGCAGCGCAGGACGCTGACGGGTATCGGGCAACTGATCATGCTTGGGGAGCTGGCAGCGAATCGAGTACTGAATAATCTGGAACTAACGCCGTCGCAGACCTCTGTGTAG